The following coding sequences lie in one Oncorhynchus nerka isolate Pitt River linkage group LG14, Oner_Uvic_2.0, whole genome shotgun sequence genomic window:
- the LOC115142090 gene encoding LOW QUALITY PROTEIN: transmembrane protein 74-like (The sequence of the model RefSeq protein was modified relative to this genomic sequence to represent the inferred CDS: inserted 1 base in 1 codon), with translation MASVELLYIDKEGRGRQPVLPCVLDWASNPVHVRKAISSAGGALSILAPGCKGLCNSTPRTVPHNRGPHPKHRHPAVEKVNVCCDEELDTSFTYVDENVNLRLASPVESGESIHKSWCRPNDCASDIRPEGLHELSLMSDDDLASENSGASVDYGFISAVTFLVTGISLVIISYAVPREVKVDPESVSAREMERLEIESARVGAHLDRCVIAGLCLLTLGGVVLSTLLMISMWKAEMYRRKAFAYSKHSXKLYGSIILKTRSSPSRSSAHLSMKEEIDETLN, from the exons ATGGCTTCTGTAGAGCTGCTTTATATAGATAAGGAAGGAAGAGGCAGACAACCCGTTCTTCCCTGCGTCCTTGACTGGGCTTCCAATCCGGTGCATGTTCGTAAAGCTATCAGTTCAGCCGGAGGGGCGCTCTCTATTTTAGCTCCGGGCTGCAAAGGACTGTGTAATTCAACACCAAGGACGGTTCCCCATAACCGAGGTCCGCATCCTAAACACCGTCACCCTGCGGTGGAGAAGGTCAACGTGTGCTGCGACGAAGAATTAGATACATCTTTCACCTACGTCGACGAGAATGTGAATTTGCGCCTGGCAAGCCCTGTGGAAAGTGGGGAAAGTATCCACAAATCCTGGTGTAGGCCTAATGACTGTGCGAGCGACATTCGGCCGGAGGGGTTGCATGAGCTCTCTCTAATGTCAGATGATGATCTCGCATCAGAAAATTCGGGGGCATCTGTAGATTACGGTTTTATAAGCGCGGTCACTTTCCTAGTCACCGGGATCTCGTTAGTAATTATATCCTATGCAGTCCCTCGCGAGGTCAAAGTGGACCCGGAGAGCGTGTCcgcgagggagatggagaggctgGAAATAGAAAGTGCCAGGGTAGGGGCACACCTGGATAGGTGCGTGATAGCAGGGCTTTGCCTACTGACGCTGGGCGGGGTAGTGCTGTCCACTCTGCTAATGATATCTATGTGGAAGGCAGAGATgtacaggagaaaagcctttgCATATTCCAAGCACT GGAAACTGTATGGCTCCATCATTTTAAAAACGAGATCTAGCCCTAGTCGGTCGTCCGCGCACCTGTCTATGAAGGAAGAGATAGATGAGACCTTGAATTAA